Sequence from the Neptunomonas japonica JAMM 1380 genome:
GGCGTCAGCCGCGACAGCATGCGCACTCATGAAAACTACAAGGCGAAACACAGCTTCCCTTTTGAACTAATCAGCGACCCTGAAGAAGCTTTGTGTAACCATTTTGATGTGATTAAGTTAAAAAAGCTGTATGGCAAAGAGTATATGGGAATTGAGCGCAGTACTTTTCTGATTGACGCAAAAGGAGTGCTGCATCAAGAGTGGCGCAAAGTAAAAGTAAAAGGACATGTCGACGAGGTTCTGGCGGTGGTAAAAAGCCTCTAGCTTTTACGCTTTTGATGTAATGCTCTAGTTATAAGGAGCATTACATCAAACTAAACAAGCTTAAATTGTTAAGCAGCGGCCTCTTCATGCGGCTCATCATCCAACGGACCTGGCCAAGCATTCAAAATAGCCTTTACTAACGTCGCTAGCGGAATCGCGAAAAACACACCCCAAAACCCCCACAGCGTACCAAATATCAAGACAGCAACAATAATCGATATAGGATGTAAATTTACGGCTTCTGAAAACAGTAGAGGAACTAATACATTGCCATCCAGCGCCTGAATGATTCCATAAGCAATCATTAGGTACATAAACTCACCACCCCAACCCCACTGGAAGAACGCGATCAAAGCCACAGGCAATGTTACCAAAGCAGCGCCAATATAAGGTATCAACACTGACAGCCCAACAATAATTCCTAATAGAGCCGCATAGTTAATACCCAGTGTTAGAAAAGTCACGTAGGTAACACTACCGACAATCAAAATCTCTATAACTTTACCGCGGATATAATTCGCAATTTGATCGTCCATTTCTTGCCAAACAGTTGTCATCATCTGGCGTTTTTTGGGCAAGAATGTAATCCACCAGCTCACCAACGAACGTCCGTCTTTGAGAAAGAAGAAAACTAAAATAGGCACTAAAACGAGGTAAACCAAGAGCGTCATCACCCCGGCTAAAGAGTTCAATGAGAAGGTGAACACCCATTGACCGGCATTAGATAACTCACTTGAAGCTAACTGCATAATATCTCGAACCTGCGACTCCGATACCCACTGAGGATACTCCTGCGGTAGTACCAACAATAATGCTTGTACCTCCTGTACCATTCCAGGAAGCTCCTGAAATAAATTTGATAACTGTTTCCAGGCCAAGGGAAATACAATTAAAGATAAAGCCAGTAAAAACTTAAAAAAGCAGTAAAAACAATCGCAACAGAAAGCAAGTGTGGCAGCTTCTTTTTAACGAGAGTATCCACTCCGCCCTGCATCAAAAACGCAATAATCAGCCCAGCAAACACAGGCGCTAACGGCTTACCTAAGGTGAGTATAATCAGTAAAAATGAACCCAGTAGCAGAAACAGAAACAGTGCCTCTTCATCAGAAAAGTACCGCTCTACCCATTTCGAGATAATTGCTCTCATAGTCGATCTATCCAGTCAAAATTAAGTTAGCCACGTCGAATCAAATAGGTATATTCGGATTCACCAATGAACGAGTTTAGCAATTCATGGTCTGATTGGTCGGTGAAGGCTTTAAAATCCCTGACCGACCCAACATCCGTAGCAATCACTTTAAGCACTTGCCCAACAGCAAGCTTATTTAATGCCTGTTTTGCTTTCAATAATGGCAAAGGACAATTTAATTCTCTAACGTCTAACGTTTGATCGATATCACTATCTTGCATATAAGGCCTATATTTCAATACATTACGACTAATTACTACCTTTAAGCAGGCATCGCTTATAGCAACGGGGTAAGATAATGACATGCTTCACACGCCCATGAAAGAGAACAGGAAGGACTGAATGCGCTTTATTAACACTTTTTTATGCGCGATTACTCTCTTAATCGCCCCACAGGCACAAGCAAATAACAATCTGCCTCTTATTGAAGATGCGACTTCCGGCATCATATCTCTCAATAATGAGCATAAAATTGGCCAAGCGTGGGCGAGAGTTTTACGCGGCAGCGCGCCCCTTCTTGACGACCCAATTACCTATTCTTATTTATACGACCTTTTATGGCAACTGACCGCACACAGCCAGTTACAAGATAGGCGCTTAGAGCTTATTGTTTTAGATAACCCAACACTTAATGCTTTTGCCGTTCCCGGCGGCGTTGTCGGTATCCATGGTGGGTTATTACTCTCTGCCGAAAAAGAGGACGAGCTATCTTCAGTTATTGCACATGAGCTGGCCCACTTAAGCCAACGACACTTTGCAGCACAGCTTGAAGAAACCCGCCGTAACCGCCCTTTCACCCTAGCCACCATGTTAGCCAGCATCCTTATTGCTGCTGCAGATACACAAGCAGGCGTAGCCGCCATCACTAGTTCAATAGCAGCGCAACAATCATCAAGGCTCGCTTTTAGTCGTCAGAATGAGAAAGAGGCTGACCGTATAGGTATGCAAAACCTAGCGGCGGCTGGTATTGACCCTCATGCAATGCCACGTATGTTTTCACGAATGCAACAAGCCCAACGTTTTCAGGGAGCACGCCCCCCCGAGTTCCTATTAACACATCCAGTAACAGAATCACGTATTGCTGACTCTTTAAACCGAGCCTCACAACTTCCTACAAGCCCAGCAGCAAAGCTATCACTTGATTTTGATATTGTTCGCACGCGACTCAGCGTTCATTTTGCAACGAATCCACAAAAAGCACTAAATCATTATCAAACGTCCGCGCAATCGTCGCAAACACCGCTAGCCCATTATGGATTAGCTGTGGCCGCTATTCGAATGAACCAGTTTAAGCAAGCGAAAGCCGCATTAGATAAGCTCCCTACCTCATGGAAGCAGCATTTATTTGTAAAATTAACCAATGCAGAACTACAACTCGCAGCCCAAGCATGGGTAACGGCCAGTAAACAACTGGAGGAGCTCGCTAGTCTTTTCCCAGGACACTATGCTGTTGATCAACTGCTAGCAAAAGCATATATGGGAGCAGCGCGCCCCAAAAAAGCTGTCACTGTTTTAAATAAACTAAAGAAAGATTATCCCACCGATATTAATGCCTGGTATTTATTATCCGAAGCCTTAGGACAAGCAGGCAACACCACCGCTGTACACCAAGCTAGAGTGGAATATTTTTTACTTACAGGGCAAATAGACAGAGCACTAAAACAAATTGTTTTTGCACGAAGAGAACCCCACCTCACATCATCTGATAAGGCGCGACTTCTACAATTAGAAATTGATACAAAGCAAGTCCGAGAAAACATGAAAATGGACTTTTAACTAAGCAGCCCACGTATCTTTGAGGCTAGACTAAAGAAACATACTGCTTACAGAGTTATTCAAGTAGCCTCAAGTGCAATAACAATAACAATAAGATAGTGGTGCCAAACATGAGTTATTTAACAAAACACGGTATCCCACACGTTGCTCTAGACTTCATCAATGATGATCATGAAGAAGCAGCTCGCCTCGTTTCAGAAATCAACCAAACTATTGCCAAAATACAAATAGACAGCAACCATAAAAATTTGATTCTGCCTTTACTGGAAACACTGCTTGCTCACAAAAGTGCGCACTTTGAAAAAGAAGAGTCTTCCATGAAAGAAGCTCAATTCCCTGCCATTTCACATCATAAGCAAGAACACGGCCGTCTACTTAACGAGTTGAAAGCTCTAATTGATCATTGGAACCATTATCAAGATATCCATTCACTAAAAACTTACATGAATGAAATATTTCCTTTATGGCTTAAAAAACACACGATTACGATGGATCATGCTACGGCAATTTTCATCACATCACGCTGATATCAATATTGTAATTCATCAGTACTAATGAAAGAGCTGCACCACTACAAGCGTTAATTATTTTCGTTTGATTAATATCAATCCCACCCAGCACTATGCATGGTAATTTCTTCGCATCTTCACACTCATTGATAAAGTCATTATTAAAAAGGAAAGCCCGATGCCGCTATTGGATTTATCCGCCGTTCCTCATGTCGCACTCAGCTTCATGAATGATGATCACGCGACAGCCACGGAGTTAGCTAACCAACTACATGCCGAGATAGCCTTAGCTCAAGATACTAATAATACAGCTAAGATTACAGAACTACTGACAGAACTTTATCAACATAATGTTGAACACTTTGCGCGCGAAGAGCTGCAGATGGTTGACGCCGCATTTCCACCCTATGACTGCCACAAAGGCGAGCATGAGCGTGTGCTTGCACAGATGCAAGACGTGCTAAGCACATGGCAAAAAGAACATGATTTATCACAACTAAGCCATTACTTAAGCGATGTTATGATTCCGTGGTTCATACAACATATCAATACAATGGACACCGTTACTGCGATGTTCATCAGCCGACAACAACGTTGATCAATAACGAGACAAGTAGCTATCACTAAATCACCCGGGATAACGCGGTTTCAATGACGTCCTGCGAAACCGCTTGCCCGCCTGATAGAGCAGGAATCAAGAGCGACTCTCTACAGATAGCAATAACAACGAGAGTACTATCACCCTCTTCTTTCTGCCTAAGTAATAATGCCTGGCAATCATCCTGCAGCACTTGATCAAAACGCGTACATAACTGATAAGTCACTTCATCAAGCTTATGCCGTTCTCCGTAACACATCCGATATACCGCAAGATACTCAGGCACGGTGGCTAGTTGGCGAAAAATCGCTATCAAGCGTCCAATCACTGACAAGCTATCATCACCAATAATGGCTTGTCGTTGTGACTGTACTTCTGATGATAGCTCCTCGAGTAATGCCTGCAATAGTGCCTGTTTCGTCGGGAAATTATTGTATACCGTGGGTTTTGAAACACTGGCAGTTTGCACAACCAAATCAATTGATGTGCCTTGATATCCAGACTCTGCGAACAGCTGTCGTGCTGCATCCAAAATCACTTGTTTTTTAGAAGGACGTCCGCGCGCCATAAATACCCCATTGACGCCAGTAAGAATTTTTATTATCTTTACCGAACCGTTTAGTTAATAAATTAATACATATAGGCACGATCATGAATGATGAAGGACGCTTTGGTCAATACGGTGGGAGCTTTATCCCCGAAATACTCTATAGCAGCCAACAACAACTGCTAAAAGCTTATCGCGAAGCTATGGCTGACACCTCCTTCGTTCAACAGGTCAAATCTGAAATGCAGCACTTTTCAGGACGCCCTACCCCCTTAACCTATTGCGCCAACCTTACACAAAAGATAGGCGGTGCGCAGATATACCTAAAACGTGAAGACCTAAACCATAGCGGCGCCCATAAAATGAATAATGTCATAGGCCAAGGGCTACTCGCTAAGCGTATGGGGAAAACGCGCGTTATTGCCGAAACAGGTGCAGGCCAACACGGTGTTGCCAGCGCACTGGTTGCGGCTCGCCTTGGACTGGAGTGCGTTGTCTATATGGGAGCACACGACATTGAACGCCAATACCCTAATGTTTTCTGGATGAAACAACTTGGCGCGACGGTGGTACCGGTATCAACTGGTGCCGCCACACTTAAAGATGCGTTAGATGAAGCGCTACGCGACTGGTCTTCTAGTTATGAAGACACTCACTACCTAATTGGTACCAGCTGCGGCTGCGCACCTTACCCTGAAATGGTCGCTGGTTTTCAGTCCGTTATCGGTGAGGAAGTTAAAGAGCAATCCATACAGCAGTTTGGAAAGCACCCTGATCGCATCTATGCCTGTGTTGGCGGCGGTAGTAATGCGTGTGGTATTTTCTTGCCCTTCGTCGATACACAAACAGAACTTGTTGGTGTTGAAGCAGGCGGACGCAGCAACGATCCTGGCGAGCACGCAATGCGTTTTAATACAGACCAAGCACGTTTTGGTATTGCTCAAGGCTTTGCAACACGCTTTCTACAAGATGACGAAGGCCAGTTACAACCCACGCACTCTATATCCGCGGGGCTTGATTACGTTGGCGTGTCTCCGATACTGGCTGATTTAGAGGAGCAAGGAAAGGTTCGCATGACCAGTGCTAATGATATAGAAGTCATTGAAGCCTTTAAGCTACTCACACGTAACGAAGGGATCATCCCTGCGCTAGAGTCCTCTCATGCCGTAGCGGGGGGCTTGAAAGAAGCAGCTACCATGTCGCCTGACGAACACCTAGTCATCAACATTTCAGGGCGCGGTGATAAAGATATATTCAACATAGCTAAAGCATTGAATGACGAACCGTTCACTGAATTCTTACATAGCTACTTAAAAGAGGGAGCTGCACAATGAATAAACTAACCTCATTCATACAAGAGCAAAGGCAAAACAAGCCCCTCTTGATGATGACCCATGTTGTTTACGGCTACCCGAGCATTGAAAAAAGTCTCGAGATCATGCAACTAATGCTTGAAAGCGGCGTTGAGGTTCTCGAGGTACAATTCCCCTTCTCTGACCCTGTAGCAGACGGCCCGACCATCACTACGGCATGCCATCATGCATTGGAGCATCAACCTAAATTATCTCAGTGCCTTAAAGATATAAAACAACTCGCGCAACGTTACCCACAAAGTCGCGTGCTGTTAATGAGCTATTTAAACCCACTGTTACAACCTGGTTTTGAGTCGCTAGCACAGCAAATGGGAGATGATGTTATTGGTATCATCATACCGGACTTACCTATTGATCATCACGCCATGCTTGCTCCCCTGCCCGAGAAAGGAATCTCTCCGGTATGGCTATTGACTCCTGACATGCAGCAAGAGCGGATTAAAACCGTTCTAAAGCACGCTCAAGGCATGCTTTACTGTGTAAGCCGTTCAGGTGTGACTGGGCAGCAAGCACCTATCCACGACGACACAAAAGCGCAAGATATCCAGAGCTATCTAAGCACAATTAAAAAGTATACTTCGTTACCATTAGCGGTCGGTTTTGGTATTAATACTGCTAGCGATATCAGTTCGCTCAAAGGTTATGCCGATGTAGCGATTGTAGGATCTGCTTTACTCAATACATTTAACAAAGGAGGTTTAGACGCAGTGGCTGAAAAACTGCAAGAGCTACAGCCCTGATTACGAATCTGCTAGTAAAAGCAAAGGCTGCTTTAAAGCAGTCTTATTTTCATGAATAAAGAATGCGTAGGGCACTATCATCTCTTAGAGAAACTCTCGCAATATCGGGTTTGACTGATATAAAGGCGCTATCAGTTCTGATTTCTCGTTAATCACAGCCATCTCATTAACACGAATTAATTTTTCATGGACACGTACTTTTCCGTTACTTGGCAAGGACCACTTTTGCCCCGCCACATTAACAATATCTTTTCGTAAAGCTTCAGATATCAAAAGCGTAAAACCGTCATAAGCTACCCCTTTAGACACCTTGCTATTGATGTATTTGTAATCTGGATTAATAAGCTGGTAACCACAACCAAAATAAGGCACTAAAAAGTTTTTGGTGACTAAAGCGGGACTCTTATAATAGCTCCAATATTTTTTAGGCACTGCAAGATAAACCGCATTACTCCAATAAGGCTCTGATTTAACATTGGACAAATGCTCAACATAAAAGCTCTTGCTAGCAAAGAAAACACCTTTGTAACTCGCGTTTTGAGGCCCTATATCAACTTTACCTACCTTATGTTTTTCCCATGACTTTTTTACTACTTTTAGAAATGGATTGTTCAAATAAACAGGAAACATAACGTGATCAATTACAAGCTCTTCGGACTCCTCTTCAGCAGTATGAACAACAGGAGATAGCAGCAAGAAAACACAGCTGCTGATAACGATACACACAGACTGTAAACGAGTACTCATAAATAACCTCTCTTAGGAGTCAGTGGAGCATTTCTCACACACTCCTTTAGTCTATATAATAAAAGCACTTTCTATAAAGCATAATTTTGAGGTTTTCATGGCAGGCCAAGACAGAGAAATAACGCTAAGATTTTTATCCGAGCCAGCTGACGTTAACTTCGGCGGAAAAGTTCACGGCGGTGCCGTGATGAAATGGATTGACCTTGCAGCTTACGCATGTGCTGCCGGGTGGAGTGGCAAGTATTGCATTACTGCGTATGCTGGGGGTATTCGTTTCGTTAAGCCAATCCATGTAGGTAACATTGTTGAAGTTGCTGCAAAAGTAATTTATACCGGCCGCTCATCAATGCATATTGGGATTGATGTACGTGCAGGTGACCCGAAAGATACCGAGCGACACCTAACCACTCACTGTATTGTTATTATGGTTGCCGTTGATGACCAAGGTAAACCAACCGATATCCCTGAATGGATTCCAATGACTGAACATGATATTCGTCTAAGAGATTCTGCATTACGACTCATGGATATGAGAAAACGAATCGGCGATGAAATGGAAGCCCACGTAAAATAAAAGTAATGCATAGTCGTTGATACCTGATCCGATATTTTGATAGGTCATCAGGTATCAGCGCTCTCTATAACAACGCCCTTCCTATATCACTGCATAACAAAAACTAACTAGACGTGATTTTCACATTCATTACATAATGTGGCCAAGATAAGGATATCCTCGATGAATATGAAAGATTTTTCTGCACGTACAACCCTATCAGCGCATACACTAAGATATTATGAGAAAATTGGTCTTCTCCGCGATATTCACCGCAGCTCAAACGGCCACCGCTTTTTTACAATAAAGGACCTAGAGTGGGTTGCATTTATTATCAGACTCAAAGAAACAGGAATGCCACTAGAAAGCATTTTAGAATACTCAAAACTAAGAGCATTGGGTGAGAGCACTAACCAACAGCGCCAAGCATTACTTGAACAACATCGTGATAAATTAAAATCTAGAATCGAAAACGAGATTCAGCATCTAGCTGCACTCGATTCGAAAATTGAATACTACACTATCAATAAAACCTCTTGACCTAGAGTAAACTCTAACTTGTAACCTTGCCTCGATTACCTACGCAAAGGAGCAAGGAAATGAACAAATCAAGATATGCTGTTGGTTTAAACAAGTTAGCAGAGATTGATGGTCAAGCAGGGCATAAAGTGATCGAGAGCCTGCAAAATGTTTGCCCAGACTTAGCGCGCTACACTATTGAATATCCTTTCGGTGACATCTATTCAAGACCAGGCTTAGATTTAAAATCAAGGGAAATAGCTACTGTTGCAGCACTCACAGCTATGGGTAATTGCAGACCTCAATTAATAGTTCATATCAACGCAGCGCTGAATGTTGGCTGCTCTCCCGAAGAAATAAAAGAAACCGTTCTACAAATGTCTGTATACGCAGGCTTTCCCGCAGCGCTTAATGGCATGTTTGCTGTAAGAGAAGTGCTGGAAGAACGCGACTTACTCTCTTAATAAGCTCTTTATAAAGCAACTTAAAGCAAACCACAAAAGAGCACCGAGTCAACGACACGCCCGGTGCTCTTATCAGATTAAAACATCACTTAGCTAGTGCTGGCTTTGCATCTAAGCCAAGTAATCTATCGATAGACAGAGTCCCTGGACCGCGTGCAACAATTACCAATAGCGACACTGCCCACCATGATGCTGGATTAATCCAATGATCCCATGTTGGGAATACAGCCAATTGAATAAACATCGTCATACCAATAAGGCCTAGTGCAGCAAAACGAGAAAACAGTCCAATGATGAGCAATACTGGCAACACAACTTCGGCGATACCCGCAAATACTGCAAGCAGTTCAATCATTTTCACAACAAACGAGCCTTCAACATACTCGAGTGTTTCTGGGTTACAAAGCTGCAATGCCCCTGGCCTTACTGGGTCTGGGCAGAAGAACTCGTACATGAATAAGTCATACTTATCGACATTAAACTTTAAAAAACCATCCCACTTACCTAGCCCAGAATCAAGAAAGACCTTGGCCACCATAAAGCGGAGAAAAAATAACGCCAGCGGCTCTAAAAACCGTGATAATTGCTGGCCTATTTGCACATAAAGCTCACGTAACTTCCCCACCATACCCATATTAATTCCTTATTTATTATGATCGTGTGTAGTCATATCAATTTCTAAAATTTCATTTTGTATACAGGCCGAAAAAATATCACTCACGTAAAAGTCGGGATCCAACGCTAAAGCTGCATCAAAAGCCTCTTCCAACACACAACCCTCTCCTTGCAAAGCATGCATAACTGCCCACTCAGGAGCAGAGAGAGCGCGTACCTGTACGGAACCGTGTAGACGCCAAAACATCACGAGATCAGAAGATAAAGAACTATCTCTCAATGACGATTCACGGTGTATATTCTCATCTTGTGCGACTTCGCTTGAGTTAGTTTTTAATGCAATCCATTGCTCCAACGTGTCGGCACTTACTTGTAGAAGAATAACGCTAGCGTTCAATGTCGCTATTGATTGAGTAAAATCGCAGTCTTCGCTCATTAACCATGTGACTTTTTCTGCTGTCAAAGCCTGAGTAACATCAGCACTCATCAAGCTCATTAGCCAGGCATAATCCAAGTGTGCCAAATCAACCAACTTTGACGATAACTTTAACACCTCAGGTTGTTTTGCTAGCTCCGTTATAAAGTCATCTAAAAAATCAGGAAAGTTAAGCCCATAACCTACCAAAGTGCCTTTTTCTGGCGGGTAATGATCAACATAAATACGAGCAATATTCTTAAAGTTGTCACTTCCTACAAATTTTTCACACATAGGAAAGTTTGCAGTTAGCGCATCAACACACCCTTTGTAAAAACCATTGCGGTATACCGACATACGCTTTAAGTGCTCAGCATTAACGCAAAAATCATTCATCCCACTCACATCACCTGTTCGCAGGTAAATAGAAAATGCATCAATGTAAGAACTAACCCCCATCAACAACCTCCCGTAAAAAGATATTATGCGGCATTACTTCTTATCTGCTTTAAGTAGCCTTGTGCAATTTGGCACTCACTCATCAACTCAGCAAACGCTGGTATGTTGGCATCCCGTTCAACCAAAACAGGCTTATGGCCAAATAAAGACAAGGCATGCTCTAACAACGCCCACACCGGTAAGTCGACTGCTGATGCATGACTATCAATAAGTAATGCTTCTCCCAACTCCGGATCAGGATCATGTCCTGCTATATGAATCTCTCCGACAAGATCAGCAGGAATTTGTGATAAATATTCTACGGCATCAATACCTGTATTCTTACTACTGATATACAAGTTATTAATATCGATTAATAAACCACAACCACTACGATTCGCCGCATCAACAAGAAACTGCGGCTCATCCATCTCACTGGTAAAATCCAAATAGTTACTTGGGTTTTCAATTAAAATTCGCCGCTCGATACCCGTCTGATAACGATCAATTCCTTCAACTAATGACTGAAGTGCGTCATGCGTTCTAGGTAATGGCATAAGGTCTGCAAAATATGCTCCCCCAGAGCGAGACCAAACAGCATGCTCTGAGACAAGCGCCGGTTGAAACTCATCGATTAATACTTTTACCTGCTTAATATGCTCAGGCATAGATTGATGATCATAACCGAGTGACCCCCCCACTCCATGAAAACTAAGATCGTAATTCTCACGGATTGCTCTGAGGTAGTTGAGTCGAGGCCCACCCGCTACAAAATAGTTTTCTGTATGAACCTCAAACCAAAGATGGCTACCAGCACACGTTTTATCGGTAACGGGTAATGCCAAAATAGCATCTAGGTGCTCCGCCTTTAAACCAAGGCCAGCACCTAAGCGCCCCTCCGCAGTCAAAGACTGCGAAAGCAAGGGAGATTCATCAGCTTTCAAGCGAACCGGTTCCATGAGGCGTTACGATCGATTCGCACGTGCCCTTTGGAGCATAGGTCCAAGCATTTGCTTGAAAATCTTTAGTTGATGTACCTTCGCAGCTTGTACCAGCACCTGCCGCACAATCATTTTCACCTGCTAGAGCAATACCG
This genomic interval carries:
- the trpA gene encoding tryptophan synthase subunit alpha encodes the protein MNKLTSFIQEQRQNKPLLMMTHVVYGYPSIEKSLEIMQLMLESGVEVLEVQFPFSDPVADGPTITTACHHALEHQPKLSQCLKDIKQLAQRYPQSRVLLMSYLNPLLQPGFESLAQQMGDDVIGIIIPDLPIDHHAMLAPLPEKGISPVWLLTPDMQQERIKTVLKHAQGMLYCVSRSGVTGQQAPIHDDTKAQDIQSYLSTIKKYTSLPLAVGFGINTASDISSLKGYADVAIVGSALLNTFNKGGLDAVAEKLQELQP
- the trpB gene encoding tryptophan synthase subunit beta, whose protein sequence is MNDEGRFGQYGGSFIPEILYSSQQQLLKAYREAMADTSFVQQVKSEMQHFSGRPTPLTYCANLTQKIGGAQIYLKREDLNHSGAHKMNNVIGQGLLAKRMGKTRVIAETGAGQHGVASALVAARLGLECVVYMGAHDIERQYPNVFWMKQLGATVVPVSTGAATLKDALDEALRDWSSSYEDTHYLIGTSCGCAPYPEMVAGFQSVIGEEVKEQSIQQFGKHPDRIYACVGGGSNACGIFLPFVDTQTELVGVEAGGRSNDPGEHAMRFNTDQARFGIAQGFATRFLQDDEGQLQPTHSISAGLDYVGVSPILADLEEQGKVRMTSANDIEVIEAFKLLTRNEGIIPALESSHAVAGGLKEAATMSPDEHLVINISGRGDKDIFNIAKALNDEPFTEFLHSYLKEGAAQ
- a CDS encoding peroxiredoxin, which codes for MPNIVVGQSVPDFTASATSKTTVSLSTLQGKNLVIYFYPKDNTPGCTTEGQNFRDFYNEFQDANTEIIGVSRDSMRTHENYKAKHSFPFELISDPEEALCNHFDVIKLKKLYGKEYMGIERSTFLIDAKGVLHQEWRKVKVKGHVDEVLAVVKSL
- a CDS encoding TetR/AcrR family transcriptional regulator codes for the protein MARGRPSKKQVILDAARQLFAESGYQGTSIDLVVQTASVSKPTVYNNFPTKQALLQALLEELSSEVQSQRQAIIGDDSLSVIGRLIAIFRQLATVPEYLAVYRMCYGERHKLDEVTYQLCTRFDQVLQDDCQALLLRQKEEGDSTLVVIAICRESLLIPALSGGQAVSQDVIETALSRVI
- a CDS encoding bacteriohemerythrin, whose protein sequence is MPLLDLSAVPHVALSFMNDDHATATELANQLHAEIALAQDTNNTAKITELLTELYQHNVEHFAREELQMVDAAFPPYDCHKGEHERVLAQMQDVLSTWQKEHDLSQLSHYLSDVMIPWFIQHINTMDTVTAMFISRQQR
- a CDS encoding MerR family transcriptional regulator codes for the protein MNMKDFSARTTLSAHTLRYYEKIGLLRDIHRSSNGHRFFTIKDLEWVAFIIRLKETGMPLESILEYSKLRALGESTNQQRQALLEQHRDKLKSRIENEIQHLAALDSKIEYYTINKTS
- a CDS encoding acyl-CoA thioesterase, which gives rise to MAGQDREITLRFLSEPADVNFGGKVHGGAVMKWIDLAAYACAAGWSGKYCITAYAGGIRFVKPIHVGNIVEVAAKVIYTGRSSMHIGIDVRAGDPKDTERHLTTHCIVIMVAVDDQGKPTDIPEWIPMTEHDIRLRDSALRLMDMRKRIGDEMEAHVK
- a CDS encoding DUF692 domain-containing protein, which produces MEPVRLKADESPLLSQSLTAEGRLGAGLGLKAEHLDAILALPVTDKTCAGSHLWFEVHTENYFVAGGPRLNYLRAIRENYDLSFHGVGGSLGYDHQSMPEHIKQVKVLIDEFQPALVSEHAVWSRSGGAYFADLMPLPRTHDALQSLVEGIDRYQTGIERRILIENPSNYLDFTSEMDEPQFLVDAANRSGCGLLIDINNLYISSKNTGIDAVEYLSQIPADLVGEIHIAGHDPDPELGEALLIDSHASAVDLPVWALLEHALSLFGHKPVLVERDANIPAFAELMSECQIAQGYLKQIRSNAA
- a CDS encoding sulfurtransferase TusA family protein, whose amino-acid sequence is MSLSYPVAISDACLKVVISRNVLKYRPYMQDSDIDQTLDVRELNCPLPLLKAKQALNKLAVGQVLKVIATDVGSVRDFKAFTDQSDHELLNSFIGESEYTYLIRRG
- a CDS encoding hemerythrin family protein, with product MSYLTKHGIPHVALDFINDDHEEAARLVSEINQTIAKIQIDSNHKNLILPLLETLLAHKSAHFEKEESSMKEAQFPAISHHKQEHGRLLNELKALIDHWNHYQDIHSLKTYMNEIFPLWLKKHTITMDHATAIFITSR
- a CDS encoding DNA-binding domain-containing protein, producing the protein MGVSSYIDAFSIYLRTGDVSGMNDFCVNAEHLKRMSVYRNGFYKGCVDALTANFPMCEKFVGSDNFKNIARIYVDHYPPEKGTLVGYGLNFPDFLDDFITELAKQPEVLKLSSKLVDLAHLDYAWLMSLMSADVTQALTAEKVTWLMSEDCDFTQSIATLNASVILLQVSADTLEQWIALKTNSSEVAQDENIHRESSLRDSSLSSDLVMFWRLHGSVQVRALSAPEWAVMHALQGEGCVLEEAFDAALALDPDFYVSDIFSACIQNEILEIDMTTHDHNK
- a CDS encoding DoxX family protein produces the protein MVGKLRELYVQIGQQLSRFLEPLALFFLRFMVAKVFLDSGLGKWDGFLKFNVDKYDLFMYEFFCPDPVRPGALQLCNPETLEYVEGSFVVKMIELLAVFAGIAEVVLPVLLIIGLFSRFAALGLIGMTMFIQLAVFPTWDHWINPASWWAVSLLVIVARGPGTLSIDRLLGLDAKPALAK
- a CDS encoding carboxymuconolactone decarboxylase family protein, translating into MNKSRYAVGLNKLAEIDGQAGHKVIESLQNVCPDLARYTIEYPFGDIYSRPGLDLKSREIATVAALTAMGNCRPQLIVHINAALNVGCSPEEIKETVLQMSVYAGFPAALNGMFAVREVLEERDLLS
- a CDS encoding M48 family metalloprotease — translated: MRFINTFLCAITLLIAPQAQANNNLPLIEDATSGIISLNNEHKIGQAWARVLRGSAPLLDDPITYSYLYDLLWQLTAHSQLQDRRLELIVLDNPTLNAFAVPGGVVGIHGGLLLSAEKEDELSSVIAHELAHLSQRHFAAQLEETRRNRPFTLATMLASILIAAADTQAGVAAITSSIAAQQSSRLAFSRQNEKEADRIGMQNLAAAGIDPHAMPRMFSRMQQAQRFQGARPPEFLLTHPVTESRIADSLNRASQLPTSPAAKLSLDFDIVRTRLSVHFATNPQKALNHYQTSAQSSQTPLAHYGLAVAAIRMNQFKQAKAALDKLPTSWKQHLFVKLTNAELQLAAQAWVTASKQLEELASLFPGHYAVDQLLAKAYMGAARPKKAVTVLNKLKKDYPTDINAWYLLSEALGQAGNTTAVHQARVEYFLLTGQIDRALKQIVFARREPHLTSSDKARLLQLEIDTKQVRENMKMDF